Proteins found in one Leptospira neocaledonica genomic segment:
- the tsaB gene encoding tRNA (adenosine(37)-N6)-threonylcarbamoyltransferase complex dimerization subunit type 1 TsaB yields the protein MTKILFFDATNSWILVGCYLKTEDGKLEKVSEYRELHNRESSLLLIKEISNCLKVSNWEKPDIIVTATGPGSFTGIRISVATARNFSQIWNIPVLGIDSLELYTCQYYAESESSVCVGIEAKQGKIYFGLRDSRGYWGTVDIAPDLIPETIPEDRIGSYLTGIKFSDSPEFFAGTNMKENLPSPEASILEKSSEIKKALSKPEDHSYLQLVPNYLRGTYADDKPKVYYT from the coding sequence ATGACGAAAATATTATTCTTCGATGCAACCAATTCTTGGATCTTAGTGGGATGTTATCTTAAAACAGAAGATGGCAAACTAGAAAAAGTTTCCGAATACAGGGAATTACATAATAGGGAATCTTCTCTTTTGCTCATTAAGGAAATTTCCAACTGTTTGAAGGTATCTAATTGGGAAAAACCTGATATAATAGTAACAGCAACCGGTCCTGGATCTTTTACCGGAATCAGGATCTCAGTGGCGACTGCACGAAACTTTTCACAGATCTGGAATATTCCGGTTTTGGGAATTGATAGTTTAGAATTATATACCTGCCAATATTATGCGGAATCAGAATCTTCCGTTTGTGTAGGAATCGAAGCGAAACAAGGAAAAATTTATTTCGGTCTGAGGGACTCCCGAGGTTATTGGGGCACCGTGGACATTGCTCCGGATCTGATACCGGAAACCATCCCGGAAGATAGGATAGGCTCTTATCTTACCGGAATTAAGTTCAGCGACTCTCCCGAATTTTTTGCGGGAACAAATATGAAAGAGAATCTTCCTTCGCCGGAAGCGAGTATATTGGAAAAGTCCAGCGAGATCAAAAAGGCATTATCTAAGCCGGAAGATCATTCTTATTTGCAATTGGTTCCGAATTATCTGAGAGGAACTTACGCTGATGATAAGCCTAAGGTATATTATACATGA
- a CDS encoding Hsp33 family molecular chaperone HslO, whose product MENNDIYHYGILPDVHFRFSSAEISYAVNAASNLHGFDDAGTELLARTMLSAFFLADLVKEDTKVSVQIRFYDDSEIHSVLAYSTRNGRLKATLRHRPEEDIESGQISEENLGILKVFRWKDGECIYQSIVPFRNQSLETNIENYLRDSEQVPSFLVAYVKLDGLHWRIKGLFLQALPEAKSEHIDAVRELAGKLEEEKSKVYEGTTVSQALEILQSSWNTKFEILETGRPEYRCDCSEEKIKELIQNLGKEEAMDIAEEQGQIEVTCEFCNSIYRFPKAQVLELF is encoded by the coding sequence ATGGAAAATAACGATATATACCATTATGGGATTCTTCCCGACGTTCATTTTCGTTTTTCCTCAGCCGAAATTTCCTACGCAGTAAATGCAGCATCTAACTTGCACGGTTTTGATGATGCGGGGACTGAGCTTCTGGCAAGGACAATGCTTTCCGCATTCTTCTTAGCGGACCTAGTAAAAGAAGATACTAAGGTTAGCGTTCAAATTCGTTTTTACGACGACTCAGAGATCCATTCCGTCTTAGCTTATAGCACTCGTAATGGAAGACTAAAAGCAACCTTAAGACATCGTCCGGAAGAAGATATAGAATCAGGGCAGATCTCAGAGGAAAATTTAGGAATTCTGAAAGTATTCCGTTGGAAAGACGGAGAATGTATTTACCAATCCATCGTTCCTTTTAGAAACCAAAGTTTAGAAACGAATATCGAAAACTATCTGAGAGATTCGGAGCAGGTCCCTTCCTTTTTAGTGGCTTATGTAAAACTAGACGGTCTTCATTGGAGAATCAAGGGCCTATTCTTACAAGCATTACCGGAAGCAAAGTCGGAACATATAGATGCAGTTAGAGAATTAGCCGGAAAACTCGAAGAAGAAAAATCTAAAGTCTACGAAGGAACAACTGTTTCTCAAGCATTAGAGATTTTACAATCTTCTTGGAATACAAAATTCGAAATCCTGGAAACCGGAAGACCGGAATACAGATGCGATTGTTCCGAAGAAAAGATTAAAGAGCTCATTCAAAATTTAGGAAAAGAAGAAGCAATGGATATTGCAGAGGAGCAAGGACAGATCGAAGTCACCTGTGAATTCTGTAATTCCATCTATAGATTTCCAAAGGCACAGGTCTTAGAGTTATTTTAG
- a CDS encoding beta-galactosidase produces the protein MIFGADYYPEQWTPKDWEEDIRIMKDMGLTRVRLAEFSWALVEPKEGSFNFSFWKKMLDLFHKHKMDVILGTPTATFPPWLSKKYPDVLQVRDGVLRNIGTRRQACFSSPNYRKAVIKVVTKMAQALGNHPAVIGWQIDNEIGHEGSDIDHSETSLKAFRLWLKSKYKTLQNLNDTWGNIFWGVIFNDWNEIPVPGPHVSAGFNPSMIQDFYRFHSDTIVDFVKLQSDIVRKFSPNRKLTTNLYPSPFLPVIDMSELFTHLDYVSWDNYPTWGDQEEPFPHPFISAMHQYNRGLKDLPFTVMEQISGFQGHDTLGYLPAPGQVQLWMKQAIVQGAEQIVFFRYRTARYGQEQLCYGILDHDKSLTDRYLELRKGIAEILPEAKDFASEHFPADVAVLHDIENARNFKHQPISSGLKHSPVPFAQVGYDIEMATWFAGLNILNVNTHFLPISKTDFSKYKVLVLPLYAMVNDRIVKKLEQFVIEGGVLVLGYRAGLKDKNSWMLDSQIPGPFSEMAGVKVRKFEAVGNRNVKFRFRVLPGTCSKICEILEPTTAKVWARYSDNKKFYNGKPVITCNRFGKGSVVYVGASLSPISFMLLYRRTLRMAGIPFTFYGPTVEHSFRKGKSKDYEIFINHSGKKALAGFKLLKPYEVRILPKTKK, from the coding sequence ATGATTTTCGGAGCGGATTATTATCCTGAACAATGGACTCCCAAAGATTGGGAAGAAGATATTCGGATCATGAAGGACATGGGATTGACCAGGGTCCGTCTCGCAGAATTTTCTTGGGCCTTAGTCGAACCTAAAGAAGGGTCGTTCAATTTTTCTTTTTGGAAGAAGATGTTGGATCTCTTTCATAAACATAAAATGGATGTGATCTTAGGAACTCCAACGGCCACATTCCCTCCTTGGCTTTCTAAAAAATATCCTGACGTCCTTCAAGTAAGAGATGGAGTTTTAAGAAATATAGGCACAAGAAGACAGGCTTGTTTTTCTTCTCCCAATTATAGAAAAGCAGTGATTAAGGTCGTGACTAAGATGGCCCAGGCATTAGGAAATCACCCTGCTGTCATCGGTTGGCAAATAGATAATGAGATCGGCCATGAGGGATCGGATATAGATCATTCTGAAACTTCTCTCAAGGCATTTCGTCTTTGGTTAAAATCTAAATATAAAACGCTCCAAAACCTGAATGATACTTGGGGAAATATTTTTTGGGGAGTGATCTTTAATGATTGGAATGAGATCCCAGTTCCGGGTCCCCACGTTAGTGCAGGTTTTAATCCTTCTATGATCCAAGACTTTTATAGATTCCATTCGGATACGATCGTAGACTTTGTAAAATTACAATCGGATATTGTGAGAAAGTTTTCTCCAAATCGAAAACTAACTACGAATTTATATCCTAGTCCTTTTCTTCCCGTGATCGATATGAGCGAATTATTCACTCATTTAGATTACGTTTCTTGGGACAATTATCCTACTTGGGGAGACCAAGAAGAACCTTTCCCTCATCCATTTATATCGGCCATGCATCAGTACAATCGAGGTTTGAAAGATCTTCCGTTTACCGTGATGGAACAAATTTCAGGTTTCCAAGGGCATGATACCTTGGGCTATCTTCCTGCACCTGGGCAAGTACAACTTTGGATGAAACAAGCTATCGTACAAGGCGCGGAGCAAATTGTATTTTTCAGATATAGAACAGCTAGGTACGGACAAGAACAACTTTGTTACGGAATTTTAGATCACGACAAATCTCTTACAGACAGATACTTAGAATTACGAAAAGGGATCGCTGAAATTTTACCGGAAGCGAAAGACTTTGCTTCTGAACATTTTCCGGCCGATGTTGCTGTTCTTCATGATATAGAGAATGCCAGGAACTTCAAACATCAGCCTATTTCCTCCGGTTTAAAACATAGTCCCGTTCCATTTGCACAAGTTGGATACGATATTGAGATGGCGACTTGGTTTGCCGGTCTGAACATTTTGAATGTAAATACTCACTTTTTGCCGATCTCCAAAACAGACTTTTCTAAGTATAAAGTTTTGGTTCTCCCCCTGTATGCAATGGTTAATGATCGGATTGTAAAAAAATTGGAGCAATTCGTCATTGAGGGAGGTGTTTTAGTCTTAGGATATAGAGCAGGGTTGAAGGACAAAAATTCCTGGATGTTAGATTCTCAGATACCTGGTCCATTCTCCGAAATGGCAGGAGTAAAAGTGAGAAAGTTCGAAGCAGTGGGAAATCGAAACGTTAAGTTCCGATTCAGGGTTTTACCAGGCACCTGCTCCAAAATTTGCGAGATCCTTGAACCTACAACGGCCAAGGTTTGGGCAAGATATTCTGATAATAAGAAATTTTATAACGGAAAACCTGTCATAACTTGTAATCGATTTGGAAAAGGATCTGTCGTATACGTTGGAGCGAGTCTGAGTCCGATCTCGTTTATGCTATTATATAGAAGAACCTTAAGAATGGCAGGCATCCCCTTTACTTTTTACGGCCCAACAGTGGAACATAGTTTTAGAAAGGGAAAGTCCAAAGACTACGAAATTTTTATCAATCATTCCGGTAAGAAGGCTCTAGCCGGTTTCAAGCTACTCAAACCATATGAGGTGAGGATTCTGCCTAAAACGAAAAAATGA
- the tsaE gene encoding tRNA (adenosine(37)-N6)-threonylcarbamoyltransferase complex ATPase subunit type 1 TsaE, translating into MLGRFENLTLDSIDAPVTKLAGIVAAIWTEGKFPLLLLSGKMGSGKTTFVSKLVKALLDHLKPGLDKSKLFVNSPTYTLMNEYPFPEIRNQLEDPLEIFHFDLYRIGSSEEIPDLGFEEYWNGKGISLIEWWEKAEPEFKDRKFRIQIELEEADEDTRNLQIEFLGEEWRRSDLKIESFLKSEKIL; encoded by the coding sequence ATGTTAGGACGATTTGAAAATCTTACCTTAGATTCAATCGATGCCCCTGTCACAAAACTTGCGGGGATTGTAGCAGCGATTTGGACAGAGGGAAAATTTCCCCTACTTCTTCTTTCCGGAAAAATGGGTTCTGGAAAAACCACATTTGTTTCTAAACTTGTAAAAGCTTTGTTAGACCATTTAAAACCTGGATTGGATAAATCCAAACTATTTGTAAATTCCCCCACTTATACTTTGATGAATGAGTATCCATTTCCCGAGATCCGGAACCAATTGGAAGATCCATTAGAGATCTTTCATTTTGATCTGTATCGGATCGGATCTTCCGAAGAGATTCCTGATTTGGGCTTTGAAGAATATTGGAATGGCAAAGGGATTTCTCTGATAGAATGGTGGGAAAAGGCAGAACCGGAATTTAAAGATAGAAAGTTCCGCATCCAGATCGAATTAGAAGAAGCGGATGAGGACACTCGAAATCTTCAGATCGAATTTTTGGGAGAAGAATGGAGAAGGTCCGATCTCAAGATTGAATCCTTTTTGAAGTCGGAGAAAATTTTATGA